One window of uncultured Methanoregula sp. genomic DNA carries:
- the tsaA gene encoding tRNA (N6-threonylcarbamoyladenosine(37)-N6)-methyltransferase TrmO, translating to MTPVPIELHPIGYVRSPYKIRGDAPRQGRFSDTVSEIVIDEQFLPALHGIEGRMHLWILCWFDRADRTILCAVPPGSAAEKGVFAIRSPDRPNPVSLCLVDLLGVDDGILKVRGLDAFNGTPVIDIKTYSSDIDCIRTISDGAEIKG from the coding sequence ATGACACCGGTCCCCATCGAACTTCACCCCATCGGCTACGTCCGCTCTCCTTACAAGATCCGGGGAGATGCCCCGCGACAGGGACGTTTTTCCGATACCGTATCTGAAATCGTGATCGATGAACAGTTCCTCCCTGCTCTCCATGGAATTGAGGGGAGGATGCACCTCTGGATCCTCTGCTGGTTTGACCGTGCGGATCGCACGATTCTTTGCGCAGTCCCGCCCGGAAGTGCAGCCGAGAAAGGGGTGTTTGCCATTCGTTCGCCCGATCGCCCGAACCCGGTGTCGCTTTGCCTTGTTGATCTTCTCGGCGTGGATGATGGGATCCTGAAGGTCCGGGGACTGGATGCTTTCAACGGAACTCCGGTTATCGACATCAAGACCTACTCATCCGATATTGATTGCATCCGAACCATTTCTGATGGTGCCGAAATCAAGGGATAA
- a CDS encoding 30S ribosomal protein S15, whose product MARMHARRRGKSCSVRPYRKQAPAWSNTDTKAIEKVILDLRKEGASSAKIGLVLRDRYGVPDVKLALGKRIGEILREHKVASEIPEDLRDLMIKALGLRKHLAENKKDLHNKRQLQLCESKVRRLVKYYTGSKKLPKEFVYKPENAEILLSR is encoded by the coding sequence ATGGCACGAATGCACGCCCGCAGAAGGGGCAAGTCATGCTCCGTGCGCCCCTACCGGAAACAGGCACCCGCGTGGTCCAACACGGACACAAAGGCGATCGAGAAGGTCATCCTGGATCTGAGAAAGGAAGGCGCATCGAGCGCAAAGATCGGACTGGTTCTCCGGGACCGCTACGGCGTTCCTGATGTGAAACTTGCCCTTGGCAAGCGCATCGGTGAGATCTTAAGAGAACACAAAGTCGCATCCGAGATCCCCGAAGATCTCCGCGACCTGATGATCAAGGCACTGGGCCTGAGAAAGCACCTTGCCGAGAACAAGAAGGATCTGCACAACAAACGCCAGCTTCAACTGTGCGAGTCCAAGGTCCGCCGGCTGGTAAAGTACTACACCGGTAGCAAGAAGCTGCCCAAAGAGTTCGTGTACAAGCCGGAGAACGCAGAAATCCTGCTGTCCCGCTAA
- a CDS encoding DHH family phosphoesterase, whose protein sequence is MSLETAAETVAGKIRRQEFVEVFAHHDADGIASGSILCHAMLRAGIRFRLRIRAEVTAADIAGDAAYLLCDIGAGIKDLPVTTMVVDHHLPEFEGELHVNPRLAGIDGDRELSAAGTAYFVAQQLGDNRDLAGLVIPGIIGDGQEMAGKNLEIFNEGIANGIIVPDRGLKLPGRDMTERWYMATGPYLDGISGAEPVITGILDQARDQAKGQNETRLDAVLSRVVLEAAPKTTLSGLMGIYGDTFHLQREVIEDAHALAAVIDACGKTGNGDIGATLCLRSSRDIEAAWEITRKHRVNVIDAVKGARQHEGAAGVYEVQGATLSSDVADILARDLPHDAPILVYAQGTGTCHISARCPPGRTANLGPVVRELAAACGGTGGGHLLRAGATIPCDRIADFTRGWQEALAS, encoded by the coding sequence ATGTCGCTTGAAACCGCCGCAGAGACTGTTGCCGGGAAGATCCGGAGGCAGGAGTTTGTCGAGGTGTTCGCTCACCACGACGCAGATGGCATAGCCTCTGGCTCGATCCTCTGCCACGCGATGCTCCGGGCGGGCATCCGCTTCCGGCTCCGGATCCGGGCGGAGGTTACGGCAGCCGACATTGCCGGCGATGCCGCGTACCTTCTCTGCGATATCGGTGCAGGCATCAAGGACCTGCCCGTAACAACGATGGTTGTCGATCACCACCTGCCGGAATTCGAAGGCGAGCTCCACGTAAACCCGCGCCTCGCGGGAATCGACGGCGACCGGGAACTCTCGGCAGCCGGGACCGCGTATTTCGTAGCCCAGCAGCTGGGTGACAACCGCGACCTTGCCGGTCTCGTGATACCAGGTATCATCGGCGACGGCCAGGAAATGGCAGGCAAGAACCTCGAGATCTTCAATGAAGGCATCGCAAACGGGATCATTGTTCCGGACCGGGGGCTGAAACTTCCGGGCAGGGACATGACCGAGCGGTGGTACATGGCAACAGGCCCGTACCTCGACGGTATCAGCGGCGCAGAACCGGTCATTACCGGCATCCTTGACCAGGCACGCGACCAGGCCAAAGGCCAGAACGAGACCCGGCTCGATGCCGTGCTCTCGCGGGTCGTGCTTGAAGCAGCGCCGAAAACGACACTGTCCGGCCTGATGGGGATCTATGGCGATACCTTCCACCTCCAGCGCGAAGTGATCGAGGATGCCCACGCCCTTGCAGCCGTCATCGACGCCTGCGGCAAGACCGGCAACGGCGACATAGGGGCAACCCTCTGCCTGCGGTCGTCCCGGGATATCGAGGCGGCATGGGAGATCACCCGCAAGCACCGGGTCAACGTCATCGACGCGGTGAAAGGCGCCCGGCAGCACGAAGGTGCAGCCGGGGTGTACGAAGTGCAGGGCGCCACGCTCTCGAGCGATGTGGCGGATATCCTTGCACGCGATCTCCCGCACGATGCACCGATCCTTGTCTATGCACAGGGCACGGGCACCTGCCACATCTCTGCACGCTGCCCGCCGGGCAGAACCGCAAACCTCGGGCCGGTTGTCCGGGAACTTGCAGCTGCCTGCGGGGGAACCGGTGGCGGACACCTGCTGAGAGCCGGGGCAACAATCCCCTGCGACAGGATCGCCGACTTTACCAGGGGCTGGCAGGAGGCGCTTGCCTCATGA
- a CDS encoding KEOPS complex subunit Pcc1: MMEIEGRFTTVHAQAGCVAAALKPDNLRSMTTAAHGDRVVTTITGSQLRSVIASVDDYLMNLAIAEDACSVRNNRTIREE; encoded by the coding sequence ATGATGGAGATCGAAGGCCGGTTTACCACCGTCCATGCACAGGCCGGCTGCGTTGCAGCGGCACTGAAGCCGGATAACCTGCGCAGCATGACCACAGCCGCACACGGCGACCGGGTCGTAACGACCATCACCGGCTCGCAGCTCCGGTCGGTCATCGCATCCGTGGATGATTACCTGATGAACCTTGCAATTGCGGAGGACGCATGTTCCGTCCGCAATAACAGGACAATACGAGAAGAGTGA
- a CDS encoding 30S ribosomal protein S3ae: MAKKKQVGRRVEGWKAKSWYKVHVPDNLGKAYIGDTIANDAESVVGRIMTATLGEITNDYAKQHVKMSFKIATVAGDAAYTEFVGHEVTRDYLRSLVKRRSSRVDCHVPIVTKDGKKVQLTISCYTFARANIAQEHAIRGVITAALGAQAQAWDLTTLLNGIVSGEISRDLFKAVKTIYPTRRVEVIKSKVEQVAAPVDTS, from the coding sequence ATGGCAAAGAAGAAACAGGTTGGAAGAAGAGTCGAAGGCTGGAAAGCCAAGAGCTGGTACAAGGTGCACGTCCCCGACAACCTCGGCAAGGCGTACATCGGCGATACCATTGCAAACGATGCTGAGAGTGTTGTTGGCAGGATCATGACCGCAACGCTCGGCGAGATCACCAATGATTACGCAAAGCAGCACGTCAAGATGAGCTTTAAGATCGCAACGGTCGCAGGCGATGCAGCCTACACCGAGTTCGTGGGCCACGAAGTTACCCGCGACTACCTCCGCTCGCTCGTCAAGCGCCGGAGCTCCCGCGTTGACTGCCACGTCCCGATCGTAACCAAGGACGGCAAGAAGGTCCAGCTGACCATCAGCTGCTACACCTTTGCCCGGGCAAACATTGCCCAGGAGCACGCAATCCGCGGCGTCATCACGGCAGCGCTCGGTGCCCAGGCACAGGCCTGGGACCTGACAACGCTCCTCAACGGCATTGTCTCGGGCGAGATCTCACGGGATCTCTTCAAGGCAGTCAAGACCATCTACCCCACCCGCAGGGTCGAGGTCATCAAGTCCAAGGTCGAACAGGTGGCAGCACCGGTCGACACCAGCTAA
- a CDS encoding MFS transporter — MSSIITDPVKQKLLLGAVALGVVMDGIDGSIVNVALPTMATYFHTDTGTIAWVIITYLLMMAGLLLVFGKFADRGLTKRLFLLGFVIFTISSVACGIAPSLGILLAARLVQGLGAAMIAAVAPLLCIRYLPKEMLGTALGVIAATASIGFAAGPAIGGILTQHLSWHWIFLVNIPIGILGILFAARVIPADEPEELTGSFDYPGAGMLFGAMALCTFVLEEIAARGVADPLILTCGALCLLCSGLFVIRELTTAEPFLNIRIFSKWQFTAALVAYLMVNIIFMGVIYLLPFYLSLEMHFDLATSGFCLLIPPAVIAILSIPFGQWSDRYGRRVFTVAASGILIIYSAIFAVLSPESGIIPLLAGLILMGAAFGIAAGPASSRIIELAPPGEGGTGSSLMVTSIYFGGVLGTAIYAMVFTFATVNTGGIVAFIDLDPATFLSGFHITMAAGLVLGVVALVLSAIVPENLPAD; from the coding sequence ATGTCCTCCATCATCACCGATCCCGTGAAGCAGAAGCTCCTCCTGGGAGCAGTAGCTCTCGGCGTGGTGATGGACGGGATCGACGGTTCGATCGTGAACGTGGCGCTCCCGACCATGGCCACGTACTTCCACACCGACACCGGGACGATCGCGTGGGTCATCATCACCTACCTGCTGATGATGGCGGGGCTCCTCCTCGTCTTCGGGAAATTCGCTGACCGGGGACTCACAAAAAGACTGTTCCTTCTCGGGTTTGTGATCTTCACCATCAGTTCTGTTGCCTGCGGGATCGCCCCGTCGCTTGGCATTCTGCTCGCTGCACGGCTCGTGCAGGGACTGGGTGCTGCGATGATCGCTGCCGTTGCCCCCCTGCTCTGCATCCGTTATCTCCCAAAAGAGATGCTCGGAACAGCCCTCGGGGTTATCGCCGCAACTGCCTCCATCGGGTTTGCAGCCGGCCCGGCCATTGGCGGTATCCTCACCCAGCACCTCTCGTGGCACTGGATCTTCCTGGTCAACATCCCGATTGGCATCCTGGGAATTCTCTTTGCGGCAAGAGTGATCCCGGCTGACGAGCCGGAAGAGCTCACGGGGTCATTCGACTACCCGGGCGCCGGCATGCTCTTTGGTGCCATGGCATTGTGCACCTTTGTGCTGGAAGAGATTGCGGCCCGTGGCGTAGCAGACCCGCTGATCCTTACCTGCGGTGCGCTCTGCCTTCTGTGTTCGGGGTTGTTTGTCATCCGGGAACTGACGACTGCTGAACCATTTCTCAACATACGGATCTTCTCGAAATGGCAGTTCACCGCGGCTCTCGTGGCATACCTGATGGTCAATATCATCTTCATGGGCGTCATCTACCTGCTCCCGTTCTATCTTTCCCTGGAAATGCACTTCGATCTGGCGACGAGCGGCTTCTGCCTCCTGATTCCACCCGCAGTAATCGCCATCCTCAGCATACCGTTCGGCCAGTGGTCGGACCGGTATGGCCGCCGGGTATTCACGGTCGCGGCCTCCGGAATCCTCATCATCTACAGCGCCATCTTCGCAGTCCTGTCACCCGAATCCGGGATCATTCCCCTGCTCGCCGGCCTCATCCTGATGGGGGCCGCATTCGGCATCGCTGCCGGGCCGGCGTCGAGCAGGATCATCGAGCTCGCACCGCCGGGAGAAGGGGGCACCGGGTCATCCCTGATGGTGACGAGCATCTATTTCGGCGGCGTGCTCGGGACGGCAATCTATGCAATGGTCTTCACCTTCGCGACCGTGAATACCGGCGGGATTGTCGCCTTCATTGATCTCGATCCCGCAACATTCCTGTCGGGATTCCACATCACGATGGCGGCAGGCCTCGTGCTTGGAGTCGTTGCGCTGGTACTCTCGGCAATCGTGCCGGAAAACCTGCCGGCTGACTAA
- a CDS encoding 2,3-bisphosphoglycerate-independent phosphoglycerate mutase, giving the protein MTATKILFIVLDGISDRPCPALGGKTPLSAAKKPVLDKLAAEGICGIMDTISPGIRPGSDTAHLALLGYDPYKFYTGRGPLECEGTGIHMEPGMIGFRCNYATVSKEGLILDRRAGRIHDTAALSAAIQEGVDLSKFGVEFTFRSGAGHRAALALKGEGLGHCVSSNDPKKEGVGPLTVTAVRKEAKHEKTAAVCNEFVRQATPILFDHPINKDRMKAGQNPANIVLMRGAGEMPHLESVAKKYGLSGSVISAASLITGIGNAVGLPHVSVPGITGSVNSNVPGKIAAAISELKTKDFVLVNIKGADELGHDGLAEQKRDFIGTIDSALEPLLACRDCIIIICGDHSTPCTIKDHSADPVPVIIRGDGVRTDDVIRFDEFACASGGLCRITGSALMPIALDLINKAHKFGA; this is encoded by the coding sequence ATGACCGCAACAAAGATTCTTTTCATCGTCCTTGACGGGATCTCCGATCGCCCCTGCCCGGCGCTCGGGGGCAAGACCCCGCTATCAGCAGCAAAAAAGCCGGTCCTGGACAAACTGGCGGCAGAAGGGATCTGCGGGATCATGGATACCATCAGTCCCGGTATCCGCCCGGGATCGGACACTGCCCACCTTGCCCTGCTCGGCTACGACCCGTACAAGTTCTATACCGGCCGGGGACCCCTCGAATGCGAGGGCACGGGCATCCACATGGAACCGGGCATGATCGGATTCCGGTGTAATTACGCCACGGTTTCAAAAGAGGGGCTCATCCTTGACCGCCGTGCCGGCAGGATCCACGACACCGCCGCCCTCAGCGCGGCTATCCAGGAAGGCGTGGACCTCTCGAAGTTCGGTGTCGAGTTCACCTTCCGGTCAGGGGCCGGTCACCGTGCAGCCCTGGCACTCAAAGGGGAAGGACTCGGTCACTGCGTCTCCTCCAATGATCCCAAGAAAGAGGGTGTCGGGCCCCTCACGGTCACGGCAGTCAGGAAAGAAGCGAAACACGAGAAGACAGCGGCAGTCTGCAACGAGTTTGTCCGGCAGGCAACTCCGATCCTCTTCGACCACCCCATTAACAAGGACCGGATGAAAGCCGGGCAGAACCCGGCAAACATCGTCCTGATGCGGGGAGCAGGAGAGATGCCCCATCTCGAATCCGTCGCAAAGAAGTACGGCCTCTCGGGAAGCGTCATCTCGGCAGCGAGCCTCATCACCGGCATCGGGAACGCAGTCGGCCTTCCCCACGTCAGTGTTCCCGGCATCACGGGCTCGGTGAACAGCAATGTTCCCGGCAAGATCGCGGCGGCTATCAGCGAACTTAAAACAAAGGACTTCGTGCTCGTCAACATCAAGGGAGCCGATGAATTAGGTCACGACGGCCTCGCCGAGCAGAAGCGGGATTTCATCGGGACGATCGATTCCGCCCTCGAACCCCTCCTTGCCTGCCGGGATTGTATCATCATCATCTGTGGCGACCATTCCACACCCTGCACCATCAAGGACCATTCCGCCGACCCGGTACCGGTTATCATCCGGGGCGACGGGGTCCGGACCGACGATGTGATCAGGTTCGATGAATTCGCCTGTGCAAGCGGCGGTCTCTGCCGTATCACCGGTTCAGCACTGATGCCAATCGCGCTCGACCTGATCAACAAGGCCCACAAGTTTGGTGCATAA
- a CDS encoding polymer-forming cytoskeletal protein: MRERTVKNWHNHCLLPDGTELQEHSIKTDRNIVIGEFCQIDYGLRGANVYVGESTKIREYVWASGDARIGNWCEIGSDVIAKEDAYIGEGVKINGKLSVLGALDIGEKVEIKEGFEAKGDIEVRNPMPVFMFIIIYLMTLLRIENEKELDRILDDLFSDDEEEKMEIPLMIPARSKLNMKLFSVPSTMKIGKGCRLHGNIRAGSIDVQQNTVIFGSLRARNRITVVDGVTVHGNVESGSTVHVRKGAHILGDVIAKSIVLHEDAKVDGTIEAPHGLRIERGS, translated from the coding sequence ATGAGAGAACGCACCGTAAAAAACTGGCACAATCACTGCCTCCTTCCCGATGGCACTGAGTTGCAGGAACACAGTATCAAGACCGACAGGAATATCGTGATCGGCGAGTTCTGCCAGATCGATTACGGCCTCCGGGGAGCAAACGTGTACGTGGGAGAATCCACGAAGATCCGCGAGTACGTCTGGGCAAGCGGCGATGCCCGGATCGGGAACTGGTGCGAGATAGGAAGCGACGTCATAGCAAAAGAGGATGCGTATATCGGCGAGGGCGTGAAGATCAACGGGAAACTCTCGGTTCTCGGGGCGCTCGATATCGGCGAAAAAGTCGAGATCAAAGAGGGCTTCGAGGCAAAAGGCGACATCGAGGTGCGCAACCCGATGCCGGTCTTCATGTTCATCATCATCTACCTAATGACCCTCCTCCGGATCGAGAACGAGAAGGAACTCGACCGGATCCTCGACGATCTCTTCAGTGACGATGAGGAGGAGAAGATGGAGATCCCGCTCATGATCCCGGCCCGCTCGAAACTCAACATGAAACTCTTCTCGGTCCCGTCCACCATGAAGATCGGGAAAGGATGCCGGCTCCACGGCAATATCCGGGCCGGCTCCATCGATGTCCAGCAGAACACGGTCATCTTTGGCAGCCTCAGGGCAAGGAACCGGATCACCGTTGTTGACGGCGTCACCGTCCACGGGAACGTGGAGAGCGGCAGCACGGTCCATGTGAGAAAAGGTGCCCACATCCTCGGCGACGTCATAGCAAAATCCATTGTCCTGCACGAGGACGCGAAAGTGGACGGGACCATTGAAGCTCCGCACGGACTGCGGATAGAGCGTGGATCATGA
- a CDS encoding DEAD/DEAH box helicase, whose protein sequence is MKIIVQPQKGGSYKLIFFDGKNTRGAGFVELMETPRGPRPTKYRVRWGGKKEYRHTPSKELIAQFRDSEVLLVKPDLQFSEFLGAFQIRTGTIDACRMCLLDDKVTQITRENEVTFGKGEHICLDCGRRELRREVSHIGRLGREGISHLEKLLLQFRNLDRVLATLQPEKITMASALFDKLDAHPVMATAPINELPLPRPFIEACGVKQLMPAQQLAVEAGLLYGKDLLVVAATASGKTFIGEMAGLKNYLEGRGRTLFLVPLVALANQKYERFTERYGKLARSGLLTGVSRLNLPETRKVGDRNPQAPIIVGTYEGVDNMIRCGQKMKNIATVVIDEIQMLEDKDRGHRLDGMIARLKYLCPQAQFLYLSATIGSPRVLAKKLNCTLVVYADRPVGLERYLLFVERKQKIPTIKQMTTDEYKRTSSKGFRGQTIIFTNARARCHTIADALGIRAAAYHAGLTSVERRDVETRFLQGKLMAVVTTAALGAGVDFPASQVIFDALAMGRDWLSVQEFNQMGGRAGRPDFHDLGRVVILAEPGGSYSRENPFTEEEVAIRLLKGEMEEVAPVHDMEASSEEYVANAIACDGEEADLNRINGLMVGSMEPVLPELVAHKLVEKRGTKIVMSPLAKVMAEHFIGVERLLEILRLTKTMKDPVDIIAELESEAVHKEKESPAKKKEPGHQKSRRK, encoded by the coding sequence ATGAAAATCATTGTCCAGCCCCAGAAAGGGGGCAGTTACAAACTCATCTTTTTTGACGGCAAAAATACGCGGGGAGCCGGTTTTGTCGAACTGATGGAGACCCCCCGGGGACCCCGCCCCACCAAGTACCGGGTCCGCTGGGGGGGAAAGAAAGAGTACCGGCACACGCCATCGAAGGAACTCATAGCCCAGTTCCGCGACTCGGAGGTCCTGCTGGTCAAACCCGACTTGCAGTTTTCTGAGTTCCTGGGTGCGTTCCAGATCCGGACCGGGACGATCGATGCCTGCCGCATGTGCCTGCTGGACGACAAGGTCACCCAGATAACCCGCGAGAATGAGGTGACCTTTGGCAAGGGCGAACACATCTGCCTCGACTGCGGTAGGCGGGAACTGCGCCGGGAGGTCTCGCATATCGGCCGGCTCGGGAGAGAGGGGATATCCCATCTTGAAAAACTCCTCCTCCAGTTCCGGAACCTCGACCGGGTGCTCGCCACGCTCCAGCCCGAGAAGATCACGATGGCGTCAGCCCTCTTCGACAAGCTCGATGCCCACCCGGTCATGGCCACCGCGCCTATCAACGAACTGCCCCTGCCCCGTCCTTTCATCGAGGCCTGCGGTGTCAAACAGCTGATGCCCGCCCAGCAGCTTGCCGTTGAAGCCGGGCTGCTCTATGGAAAGGACCTGCTCGTAGTGGCAGCAACGGCGAGCGGCAAGACGTTCATCGGCGAGATGGCCGGCCTCAAGAACTATCTTGAAGGCCGGGGCAGGACGCTCTTTTTGGTCCCGCTCGTTGCGCTCGCGAACCAGAAGTACGAGCGGTTCACCGAGCGCTACGGGAAACTTGCCCGGAGCGGCCTTTTGACCGGTGTCTCCCGGCTCAATCTTCCCGAGACCCGCAAGGTTGGGGACCGCAACCCGCAGGCGCCGATCATTGTCGGGACCTATGAAGGCGTGGACAACATGATCCGGTGCGGCCAGAAGATGAAGAACATCGCAACGGTTGTCATCGACGAGATCCAGATGCTCGAGGACAAGGACCGGGGCCACCGGCTCGACGGGATGATCGCCCGGCTGAAGTACCTCTGCCCGCAGGCCCAGTTCCTCTACCTCTCGGCAACGATCGGCTCACCCAGGGTGCTTGCAAAGAAACTGAACTGCACGCTCGTTGTGTACGCCGACCGCCCGGTGGGGCTCGAACGCTACCTGCTCTTTGTCGAGCGCAAGCAGAAGATCCCTACCATCAAGCAGATGACCACCGACGAGTACAAGCGGACGTCCTCGAAGGGCTTCCGGGGCCAGACGATCATCTTCACCAATGCCCGGGCCCGGTGCCACACGATTGCCGATGCTCTCGGGATCCGGGCTGCCGCGTACCATGCGGGGCTCACCTCGGTGGAACGCCGGGACGTGGAGACCCGGTTCCTGCAGGGAAAACTCATGGCGGTCGTGACAACGGCAGCACTCGGTGCGGGCGTGGATTTCCCTGCATCGCAGGTGATCTTTGATGCGCTTGCCATGGGCCGGGACTGGCTCTCGGTGCAGGAGTTCAACCAGATGGGAGGCAGGGCCGGGCGGCCGGATTTCCATGACCTTGGCCGCGTGGTCATTCTCGCAGAACCGGGCGGTTCGTATTCCCGGGAAAATCCCTTCACGGAAGAAGAAGTGGCGATCCGGCTCCTCAAGGGAGAGATGGAGGAGGTTGCGCCCGTGCACGACATGGAAGCCAGCTCGGAAGAGTACGTGGCCAATGCCATTGCATGCGATGGCGAAGAAGCCGATCTCAACCGGATCAACGGGCTCATGGTCGGCAGCATGGAACCGGTACTCCCTGAGCTTGTTGCCCATAAACTCGTGGAGAAACGCGGCACGAAGATCGTCATGTCCCCGCTCGCAAAGGTGATGGCGGAGCACTTCATTGGCGTGGAACGGCTGCTCGAGATCCTCCGGCTCACCAAGACCATGAAAGATCCGGTGGATATCATTGCAGAACTCGAAAGCGAGGCAGTACATAAGGAAAAAGAATCCCCGGCAAAAAAGAAGGAACCGGGACATCAGAAAAGCCGGCGCAAATGA
- a CDS encoding MarR family transcriptional regulator, whose protein sequence is MTPGVKDPLYSILRSKREVSRLQILVEIAEHQPAVRQQEIAEKLGVTPQAISEYIRELVDEGMVDASGRGNYEVTKSGIEWVLENAESLESYARHIRRDIIQQVSVWTAIAAEDLKKGDEAGVFMKDGFLYAGKKNMSATGSAIADAKKGEDVGVSRLNGIIEHKEGKVHVCKVPRVLYGGSRRIRREEMLEICSHAGVVAAVGLEAYVALNAAGRKPDMFFGAREGVIEAAFHGIDCAIVIVDEEFTDFLKRLESVELPYVIHDLIAP, encoded by the coding sequence TTGACACCGGGCGTTAAGGATCCCCTCTATTCTATTCTGCGCAGCAAGCGCGAAGTCTCGCGTCTTCAGATTCTCGTCGAGATTGCCGAGCACCAGCCGGCTGTCCGGCAACAGGAGATTGCCGAGAAACTCGGGGTTACGCCCCAGGCAATATCGGAATACATCCGCGAACTGGTCGACGAAGGCATGGTCGATGCCAGCGGCCGGGGCAATTACGAAGTAACCAAGTCCGGTATCGAGTGGGTGCTCGAGAACGCGGAGTCGCTCGAATCCTATGCCCGGCACATCCGGCGCGATATCATCCAGCAGGTCTCGGTCTGGACGGCGATTGCTGCTGAAGATCTCAAAAAAGGCGACGAAGCCGGCGTTTTTATGAAAGACGGTTTTCTCTATGCCGGCAAAAAAAACATGTCCGCAACGGGTTCGGCCATTGCGGATGCTAAGAAAGGCGAGGATGTCGGCGTTTCCCGGCTCAACGGCATCATCGAGCACAAGGAAGGAAAAGTCCATGTCTGCAAAGTTCCCCGGGTGCTGTACGGGGGCTCACGGCGTATCCGGCGGGAAGAGATGCTTGAGATCTGCTCCCATGCCGGCGTTGTCGCGGCAGTCGGGCTCGAAGCCTATGTTGCCCTGAATGCAGCGGGGCGCAAACCCGACATGTTCTTTGGCGCACGGGAAGGCGTTATCGAGGCGGCGTTCCACGGGATCGACTGCGCGATCGTTATCGTTGACGAAGAGTTCACGGACTTTTTGAAGAGGCTCGAGAGCGTGGAGCTCCCCTACGTGATCCACGACCTGATCGCGCCATGA
- a CDS encoding ArsR family transcriptional regulator codes for MPGHIRIVNDPVELVPLLMTFNDPSFKKVYELLNKSWLTEDEIRAQVDGDCVPLCLQILKKGNLVEEQWRMPKPGAKPEKEFRATYNKFRANFQCNLSDLSDILYISLSNDENLREVVEQIEGELGKGNSSINDLSRKFSVSPIFIKGLAKRITHMDVKGQGLVLLDTGR; via the coding sequence GTGCCGGGCCATATTCGAATCGTAAATGATCCCGTAGAGCTAGTTCCTCTCCTGATGACGTTCAACGATCCTTCCTTTAAGAAGGTCTATGAACTTTTGAACAAATCGTGGCTGACCGAAGACGAGATCCGGGCGCAGGTCGATGGCGACTGCGTGCCGCTGTGTCTCCAGATACTCAAGAAAGGCAACCTGGTGGAAGAGCAGTGGCGGATGCCCAAGCCCGGCGCAAAGCCGGAGAAAGAGTTCCGCGCCACCTACAATAAATTCCGGGCGAACTTCCAGTGCAATCTCTCGGACCTCTCCGATATCCTTTACATCTCGCTCTCCAACGACGAGAACCTCCGGGAGGTTGTCGAACAGATCGAGGGCGAACTCGGCAAAGGCAACAGTTCCATCAACGACCTCTCACGGAAATTCAGTGTCAGTCCGATCTTCATCAAGGGGCTTGCGAAAAGAATTACCCACATGGACGTGAAGGGACAGGGACTGGTGCTGCTTGACACCGGGCGTTAA